The region CTTGTTACCAATTGATCATTAAACTTTGGATCTGGTAGCAAAGGTCTTTTTTTAGCTTTTGTCTTTCTCATTGTACTGTTCCTAATTTAATGATTACTTTTTCTTACCTGTAGCTGCAGGCGCTTGTCCTGGTTTAGGTCTCTTAGCTCCGTACTTAGATCTTCTCTGAAGTCTTCCGTTAACTCCAGCGGTATCTAATGCACCACGTACAATGTGATATCTAACTCCCGGTAGGTCTTTCACCCTTCCGCCTCTTACCAATACTATCGAGTGCTCTTGAAGATTATGTCCTTCTCCCGGGATGTAAGCGTTAACCTCTTTACCATTAGAAAGTCTAACTCTCGCAACTTTTCTCAAAGCTGAGTTAGGTTTCTTAGGCGTGGTTGTATATACTCTCGTACATACGCCTCTTCTTTGTGGACATGATTCCAAAGCAGCCGATTTACTCTT is a window of Elizabethkingia anophelis R26 DNA encoding:
- the rpsL gene encoding 30S ribosomal protein S12, with the protein product MPTIQQLVRKGRATLTKKSKSAALESCPQRRGVCTRVYTTTPKKPNSALRKVARVRLSNGKEVNAYIPGEGHNLQEHSIVLVRGGRVKDLPGVRYHIVRGALDTAGVNGRLQRRSKYGAKRPKPGQAPAATGKKK